A DNA window from Spirochaeta cellobiosiphila DSM 17781 contains the following coding sequences:
- a CDS encoding TetR/AcrR family transcriptional regulator, translating to MPKIIKNISERLEEELEKMVCDEGKEISIRALAARVGVAVGTIYNYYPTKDEMIKVVFQREWSNTIKIIQEGLNNTKSPEGSDLKLIVTEIYNLIEKVGQRHAQRKKSIDCKHTVSNPPYPHSPQAWEWLVTSFIPVWQGVLKGKGIEDQLNRLTISTISSISRLLFQFPDQRDENINFVLDQIVNGGLYAVSKQQ from the coding sequence ATGCCAAAGATAATAAAAAACATCTCCGAAAGACTGGAAGAAGAACTCGAAAAAATGGTTTGTGATGAGGGAAAAGAGATTAGCATCCGTGCTCTAGCAGCCCGTGTTGGTGTGGCAGTAGGAACTATATATAACTACTATCCCACAAAAGATGAGATGATCAAGGTTGTATTCCAAAGAGAATGGTCTAATACAATCAAGATAATTCAAGAAGGCTTAAATAACACTAAGAGTCCAGAAGGCTCAGATCTTAAGCTTATCGTTACAGAAATCTACAATCTCATAGAAAAAGTCGGCCAGCGACATGCCCAACGGAAGAAGTCTATAGATTGTAAACACACCGTATCGAATCCCCCTTACCCTCACAGCCCTCAGGCCTGGGAATGGCTCGTAACTTCCTTTATTCCTGTTTGGCAAGGAGTACTAAAAGGAAAAGGTATAGAAGATCAGCTCAATAGATTGACTATATCAACGATTTCTAGCATTTCCAGATTACTATTCCAATTTCCAGATCAAAGAGATGAAAACATCAACTTTGTTTTAGATCAAATTGTAAATGGAGGACTATATGCCGTCTCAAAACAACAATAA
- a CDS encoding alpha/beta fold hydrolase yields the protein MPFHKKDQESQFNHRIIKVMRVPIHIVEVGPKSKNTILFIHGWPTNWREFEKVMNILSSDFHVIALDLPGIGDSEEPLDSYSKGNIAKYINELLNEIQVDKVTLVGGDIGGQIVYSFLKNFPNKVSKAVIMNVAIPGVKPWDTVKMNPYIWHFKFHLIPELPEVLIHGKEQQYFSYFYDLLVGNGHKIDDDLKTSFASAYSRKRALTAGFNLYRNFMNDEKDNKGQAEIIISSPVLYLRGRDEAVDIEAYREGFVENNFNNIESTIIDHCGHFSAIEQPEKVASSIKTFIYKKKG from the coding sequence ATGCCATTTCATAAAAAGGATCAGGAATCTCAATTCAACCACAGAATAATAAAGGTTATGAGAGTCCCTATTCACATTGTTGAAGTAGGACCGAAATCTAAAAACACCATACTGTTTATCCATGGCTGGCCCACAAACTGGAGAGAATTTGAAAAGGTAATGAATATCCTATCCAGTGATTTTCATGTTATTGCCCTTGATTTACCTGGAATCGGTGATTCAGAAGAACCCCTTGATTCCTATAGCAAGGGGAATATTGCCAAGTATATAAATGAATTACTAAATGAAATTCAAGTTGATAAAGTTACTCTAGTAGGAGGAGATATAGGAGGTCAAATTGTTTATTCCTTCCTAAAGAATTTTCCAAACAAAGTGTCCAAAGCCGTTATAATGAATGTTGCCATTCCTGGTGTAAAACCATGGGATACTGTTAAAATGAATCCATATATATGGCATTTCAAATTCCATCTAATTCCTGAATTACCCGAAGTTTTAATCCATGGCAAGGAACAACAGTACTTTTCCTATTTCTATGATTTATTAGTAGGCAATGGCCATAAGATTGATGATGACCTTAAGACAAGCTTTGCCTCTGCCTATTCAAGGAAAAGAGCATTAACAGCAGGCTTTAATTTATACAGGAATTTTATGAATGATGAAAAGGACAACAAAGGGCAAGCAGAAATCATCATTTCCAGTCCCGTTCTATACTTGAGAGGTAGGGACGAAGCCGTCGATATAGAGGCCTATAGGGAAGGTTTTGTAGAAAATAATTTTAACAATATAGAATCAACAATTATTGATCATTGCGGACATTTTTCAGCGATAGAACAACCGGAAAAAGTAGCATCCTCAATTAAAACTTTTATTTACAAAAAGAAGGGTTAA
- a CDS encoding helix-turn-helix transcriptional regulator: MSKMRRLIDIWLYINRVKRFTAQEIGVKFNISLRTVQRDLLELTEMGVPFYSEVGRNGGYVMLNNEVLPPISFTEEETASIILTYESLKQYQDIPYKIEIDSVIRKLLGQVSEPLQKKLLSLKDYVLMKIPNRKEENPFLREIFQAAIIKQQILFSYDSLREQKDKTAVPLGIYSENGYWYFPAYDLLYERISLFRVDRVKSIKGGESIDINLPTIVEWMNLKKQNVDENTCTLVLQISRRATRDFSNSFFDFSKITWNENGTGILLQEISENEFQYIASLIATFGSEAKILAPQKLKDILILKLKKTISLY; the protein is encoded by the coding sequence ATGTCTAAAATGCGAAGGTTGATTGATATTTGGTTATACATTAACCGTGTGAAAAGGTTCACTGCTCAAGAGATAGGGGTAAAATTCAATATAAGTCTTCGTACTGTACAACGGGATTTATTAGAACTAACAGAAATGGGGGTTCCTTTTTACTCCGAAGTGGGTAGAAATGGTGGTTATGTAATGCTTAATAATGAAGTATTGCCTCCCATATCATTTACTGAAGAAGAAACGGCTTCGATTATTTTAACTTATGAGTCTCTAAAACAATATCAAGATATTCCATATAAAATAGAGATTGATTCTGTTATACGCAAACTTCTTGGTCAAGTTTCAGAGCCATTACAGAAAAAACTTCTTAGTTTAAAAGATTATGTATTGATGAAAATCCCTAATAGAAAGGAAGAAAATCCTTTTCTAAGAGAGATTTTTCAAGCTGCTATAATAAAACAGCAAATACTATTTTCCTATGATTCTCTAAGAGAGCAAAAAGACAAAACAGCAGTTCCTCTCGGAATATATTCAGAAAACGGTTATTGGTACTTCCCTGCATATGACTTACTCTACGAACGTATAAGCCTCTTTCGTGTTGACAGAGTAAAATCTATAAAGGGAGGTGAAAGTATTGATATAAACCTTCCAACAATTGTCGAATGGATGAACTTAAAGAAGCAGAACGTTGACGAGAATACATGTACCTTGGTTTTACAAATTAGTAGAAGAGCTACGAGAGATTTTTCAAATTCCTTTTTTGATTTTTCAAAGATTACCTGGAATGAAAATGGTACGGGTATATTATTACAGGAAATATCGGAAAATGAGTTTCAATATATAGCATCATTAATTGCAACATTTGGTTCGGAAGCAAAGATATTAGCTCCTCAAAAATTAAAAGACATACTTATCCTAAAATTAAAGAAAACAATTTCTCTTTATTGA
- a CDS encoding MATE family efflux transporter, with protein MPSQNNNKRMEMMASGAIGSALFKLSTPAIIGMLVMAIYNVVDTFFVSLMRDTAAVAATGIVFPIFQLIGSIGLTLGIGAASVISRRLGEQEHKKAEQTAATAVYTAIGVGLVFAILGAIFIRPLLGLFGASPAIMDVASLYGRIIVGGSIFQVFNMCINNILRSEGASLHSSMGQIIGAVLNIILDPIFIFVLNMGITGAAVATILSQAMASLFLASYYLRKKGELHPFTLSNFHPTKESYSQIMVLGTPTLARQFLGSISFASVNNMAGLFGDSAIAAVSISLRLFSIVMMALMGLAQGAQPLTGYNYGAKQYTRVHGVIRLVFLTATIVGLVAGVTSFFFARTIMEIFSPQNQEVVRLGITSIRMMAVTLVPIGLVIMYGGIFQALGNGKYALILATGQQGLFMIPLVLILPHIMGVNGVFAAQPLGFFLAFLVGTVLYIKQRNTLHKIEALSN; from the coding sequence ATGCCGTCTCAAAACAACAATAAGCGTATGGAAATGATGGCAAGTGGTGCCATTGGATCTGCCCTTTTCAAACTATCCACCCCGGCCATCATAGGAATGCTAGTCATGGCAATATATAATGTTGTGGATACCTTTTTTGTAAGTCTTATGAGGGATACAGCCGCAGTCGCTGCTACAGGAATCGTTTTTCCTATATTCCAATTAATAGGATCAATTGGATTAACTCTGGGAATAGGTGCGGCCAGTGTTATAAGCCGTCGCCTGGGAGAACAGGAGCATAAAAAAGCAGAACAAACCGCCGCAACAGCTGTGTATACAGCCATTGGTGTAGGATTAGTTTTCGCTATCTTGGGAGCTATCTTTATTCGCCCTCTTCTTGGACTATTTGGAGCTTCTCCCGCCATTATGGATGTTGCGTCTCTCTATGGACGTATTATTGTGGGTGGATCGATATTCCAAGTATTTAACATGTGTATTAACAATATCCTTCGTTCAGAAGGGGCTTCCCTGCACAGTAGTATGGGACAAATCATAGGAGCTGTATTAAATATTATTCTGGATCCCATCTTTATTTTTGTCCTTAATATGGGAATCACAGGAGCAGCAGTAGCTACGATTCTGTCTCAGGCAATGGCTTCCCTATTCCTGGCCAGTTATTATCTAAGGAAAAAAGGAGAACTTCATCCTTTTACTTTATCCAATTTTCACCCAACAAAAGAATCCTATTCGCAAATCATGGTACTTGGGACACCAACTCTAGCGAGACAATTTCTAGGAAGTATCTCCTTTGCCAGTGTTAACAACATGGCAGGGCTCTTTGGAGACTCGGCCATAGCAGCAGTTAGTATATCCTTAAGACTTTTTAGTATTGTAATGATGGCCTTAATGGGCTTGGCTCAAGGGGCGCAACCATTAACAGGATACAATTATGGCGCCAAACAATATACTAGAGTTCATGGTGTGATTCGTCTCGTATTTCTCACCGCAACCATAGTAGGATTAGTGGCAGGTGTAACCAGCTTCTTCTTTGCCCGTACCATAATGGAGATCTTCTCTCCACAGAATCAGGAAGTGGTTCGTCTGGGAATCACATCCATAAGAATGATGGCTGTCACTCTTGTCCCTATCGGACTGGTTATTATGTATGGTGGAATATTCCAGGCATTGGGGAATGGGAAGTATGCTTTGATATTAGCCACAGGACAACAAGGGCTTTTTATGATTCCATTAGTGTTGATATTACCTCATATTATGGGGGTAAATGGTGTGTTTGCAGCACAACCACTGGGATTCTTTCTGGCCTTCCTGGTAGGAACCGTATTATACATCAAACAAAGAAATACCTTACATAAAATAGAAGCCTTATCTAACTAA
- a CDS encoding helix-turn-helix domain-containing protein codes for MRTKEFQRVFSLIRIALYFTIFFVFLHLLIEGTNSLWSWAIILVVYAILLPVGKTSWPPVSILLLSLVNAALIAAGILFLDNPGGLSFLFLILIMICARLPKHFSLIAYLTIYTFALLPLIMESLQIGDSGFDVIKELPGLIAFTLFAELYWYLMRIMKQKDKLLETLIETQRKYEHETITSEMIGSLSRRDKEVLELIAIGYTNKEIADHLYLTEGTIKNRVSSILRKMNLRDRTQAALRARDLGLL; via the coding sequence ATGAGAACAAAAGAATTCCAAAGGGTATTTTCTCTCATAAGAATAGCTTTGTATTTTACAATCTTTTTTGTGTTCCTTCATCTTTTGATTGAGGGAACCAATTCCTTGTGGAGTTGGGCTATTATCCTAGTGGTATATGCCATTCTCTTACCTGTAGGTAAAACATCTTGGCCACCTGTAAGTATCCTGCTACTATCTTTAGTAAACGCGGCTCTTATAGCCGCAGGAATTCTTTTTCTGGACAATCCAGGAGGCCTGAGTTTTCTGTTTTTGATTCTCATCATGATTTGTGCTAGATTACCAAAACACTTTTCTTTGATTGCCTACCTTACTATTTATACATTCGCTCTTCTTCCCCTAATAATGGAGTCCCTCCAAATAGGGGACAGCGGATTTGATGTCATCAAAGAACTACCGGGACTCATAGCTTTTACACTATTTGCTGAATTGTATTGGTATTTGATGCGGATCATGAAACAAAAAGACAAACTTTTGGAAACTCTCATTGAGACCCAGCGTAAATACGAACATGAGACGATAACAAGTGAAATGATAGGATCATTATCCAGAAGGGATAAAGAGGTACTCGAGCTTATAGCCATTGGTTATACCAACAAAGAAATCGCAGATCATCTTTATTTGACTGAAGGAACCATAAAAAACAGGGTCAGTTCAATACTAAGAAAAATGAATTTGAGAGATAGAACCCAAGCGGCTCTCAGAGCAAGAGATCTTGGACTCCTTTAA
- a CDS encoding DUF6622 family protein, whose amino-acid sequence MLLEIIKGAPIWAWAGLAYGIMVGVKNLQEQFVNKKRLMILAVLFMYLSFSTMLKSASDHPVVLLLWTLCFLIGGLIGWSFLAQKLTGYNKETGKWIVAGSPVFLLLFPAIFTLKFLYGVKLAISPEDLHSVAFIVPFFTSSAIISGIMLGRIGKLLYSISLKEKSE is encoded by the coding sequence ATGTTATTAGAAATTATTAAAGGAGCTCCTATATGGGCCTGGGCAGGATTAGCTTATGGGATTATGGTAGGTGTAAAGAATTTACAGGAACAATTTGTAAATAAAAAAAGGCTTATGATATTGGCAGTCCTTTTTATGTATCTAAGTTTTTCAACAATGCTTAAATCAGCCTCTGATCATCCTGTCGTTTTATTACTATGGACGCTTTGCTTCTTAATTGGAGGATTAATCGGTTGGTCTTTTCTGGCACAGAAGCTAACAGGATATAATAAAGAAACGGGAAAATGGATAGTAGCAGGTAGTCCGGTCTTTCTTCTTCTCTTCCCTGCCATTTTTACCCTGAAGTTCCTCTATGGCGTCAAACTAGCCATTTCCCCTGAGGACTTGCATTCTGTGGCATTCATAGTACCTTTTTTCACAAGCTCTGCTATAATCTCAGGAATAATGCTGGGCAGAATAGGCAAGTTATTATATTCCATATCCCTAAAGGAGAAATCCGAATGA